A single Cryptococcus neoformans var. grubii H99 chromosome 7, complete sequence DNA region contains:
- a CDS encoding pre-rRNA-processing protein IPI3 codes for MAPQELVLSAPSSASTAAIHLHDLLTSSSVHAFKPCTTAPYSLAHVPTYNDQGGAVFAVQEDKALLHVWAWQKDQMHLKLHLPEKMTCFTVSPNGYWAAAGSHNGHIYLWELSSGLLVSSHTGHYRALTSLTFTPDSRLLISTSLDSSTHIYLVSQLIDPEDPTKAGKPYGTLKDHNLAVRCIGLGRVAGSQGGRLWTASDDGTVKMWSLHPPFDLLCTFVLPPTCTPTTLAVDPSERFFYVGTTQGDVYHIPLFRKRTVLGDHQHHHQHPSALESPQDEWEAVGGGAEHASASAPIKTQGAVISLKDAKESITSLALSLSSTHLLVGTSAGTIQIHSLPSHQHLRTLSPHAGPVTHLSTLLRPADLVGSVGAKSEEIPIMEIKPLDRLKHRSPQESHELTVLLRPSTSTSYPASLLSDLRLPPRAPLTKLGGRQQAVVGNAGTTGEQMERLLAENKRLKAAFDRAEKINEKLWDKVMDVKLGTS; via the exons ATGGCCCCACAGGAACTCGTCCTCTCAGCCCCGTCCTCCGCCTCCACAGCGGCCATACATCTCCACGACCTCctcacctcctcctccgtccaCGCATTCAAGCCATGCACCACTGCACCCTACTCGCTCGCACATGTCCCCACCTACAACGACCAGGGCGGCGCAGTCTTTGCAGTCCAGGAGGACAAGGCTCTCCTCCACGTCTGGGCATGGCAAAAG GACCAAATGCATCTCAAGCTGCATCTTCCTGAAAAGATGACCTGCTTCACCGTCTCTCCCAACGGCTACTGGGCAGCAGCCGGTTCCCACAACGGCCACATCTACCTCTGGGAACTATCTTCTGGTCTCTTGGTATCTTCCCATACCGGCCACTATCGCGCTCTGACCTCTTTGACATTCACCCCGGACTCTCGACTCTTGATTTCCACATCCTTGGATTCTTCAACGCACATCTACCTCGTATCCCAACTGATCGATCCAGAGGATCCTACGAAAGCGGGAAAACCCTATGGGACCCTCAAGGATCATAACCTTGCAGTGCGATGTATCGGACTTGGACGCGTTGCGGGTAGTCAAGGCGGTAGACTATGGACTGCTTCAGATGATGGAACCGTCAAA ATGTGGTCTCTCCACCCTCCATTCGATCTTCTCTGCACATTCGTCCTTCCCCCCACATGCACCCCTACCACCCTCGCCGTCGACCCCTCTGAACGATTCTTCTACGTCGGCACCACCCAAGGCGACGTCTACCACATCCCCTTATTCCGGAAACGAACCGTCCTTGGCGATCACCAACACCATCACCAACACCCCTCCGCCCTTGAATCGCCGCAGGATGAATGGGAAGCCGTCGGCGGTGGAGCCGAACATGCTTCAGCGTCTGCACCGATCAAGACCCAAGGCGCTGTCATCTCTCTCAAAGACGCCAAAGAGTCCATCACCTCTCTcgccctctccctctcctccacacATCTCCTCGTCGGCACCTCTGCAGGCACCATCCAAATCCACTCACTCCCTTCTCATCAGCATCTACGTACCCTCTCCCCACACGCCGGACCCGTCACGCATCTCAGCACACTCTTACGTCCGGCCGACCTCGTGGGCAGCGTAGGCGCAAAGAGCGAAGAAATACCCATCATGGAGATCAAACCGCTCGACCGGCTCAAACATCGCTCCCCGCAAGAATCCCACGAACTCACCGTCCTCCTTCGTCCATCTACATCTACATCGTATCCGgcctctctcctctctgATCTTCGACTCCCCCCCCGCGCACCGCTCACCAAGCTAGGCGGCAGACAGCAGGCGGTGGTGGGAAATGCAGGGACGACGGGCGAACAGATGGAACGGTTGTTGGCAGAGAATAAGAGGTTGAAAGCGGCGTTTGATAGGGCGGAGAAGATTAATGAAAAGCTGTGGGACAAGGTGATGGATGTGAAGTTGGGAACATCATAG
- a CDS encoding U2-associated protein SR140 — protein MSRRLDLSKFAGSDSEGEEDVPKHQLELTALKSKTFSQGITKKTKRDLEKEAEERKRIEEEKAAALVMAEIEREFEGSAEGSSSGHAGMRGFRGRPIGPGGGFVRAGGAPMGAPMSFAPPRGPAAMGYGRPKPMPVRAPSPPPPPSGPKPRGKRAMDSFLEEIKHNQNAREQKFSQIAKKEGSSVTALAAWETGGSGFDHESTNLFISNLPQEITEEILGLHFAKQGPVATVKIMWPRGDEAFSQASTRRGLTGFVSYMERKDAERAVKELDGSEWMGNSIRVGWSKPVAKPLKALFDITSDNHKRRRSRSRSRDRSPPRKKSHRSRSYSYSSSSSYSRSPSPRRTSKEKWLDSIPEEHRRFIKTVANRVKEHGKGFEGVLMEKERENPKFAFLYDDKLPDYHLYQSTLSSHHRIPSPPPETFNDDGYASLYSSDLAEDSEKERTSKGKLGRLARRRFEAMLRVMTGKRAEIARGMEFALKRAEAADEIADIICQSVQVDSTPVPRKIARLHLISDILHNSASPLPNVWRYRHAFEHRLPPVLAHLNTVEKSLMAYSGKISADVFRGQVGNVLDIWERWIVFNTDTAELFRAVLVGDKPLSALVKTPQGVWVDKAKLEAAEEAQRKMEETQKVEEEEDKFERSGFKSSFKRINPQAAPVAVAVAASASAPVAAGESVPLAVRSLFEDEDLDGEAMEDLDGEQMEDLDGEQMEDLDGEQMEDLDGEAM, from the exons ATGTCCCGCAGATTAGACCTCTCCAAATTCGCAGGCTCGGACTcggaaggcgaagaagatgtccCCAAA CATCAACTGGAATTGACCGCGCTCAAGAGCAAGACCTTTTCTCAAGGTATCACCAAAAAGACAAAACGTGAtttggaaaaggaagcagaggaacGTAAGCggattgaagaggaaaa AGCGGCAGCACTGGTTATGGCAGAGATTGAGAGGGAGTTTGAGGGATCGGCTGAGGGAAGCTCTTCAGGTCACGCAGGTATGAGGGGTTTTCGAGGAAGACCAATTGGGCCTGGGGGAGGGTTTGTCAGGGCCGGAGGGGCGCCGATGGGAGCGCCAATGTCTTTTGCGCCCCCTAGAGGTCCAGCTGCTATGGGCTACGGCAGA CCAAAACCTATGCCTGTCAGGGCGCCATCaccgcctcctccacccaGTGGGCCGAAGCCAAGGGGCAAGAGAGCCATGGATTCATTCTTGGAAGAAATCAAGCA TAACCAGAACGCCCGTGAACAAAAATTCAGTCAGATtgcaaagaaggagggatcCTCAGTAACTGCCCTTGCAG CATGGGAAACTGGCGGAAGTGGTTTTGACCATGAA AGCACCAATTTGTTCATT TCAAATTTGCCTCAAGAGATCACAGAAGAGATTCTCGGTTTGCACTTTGCAAAGCAAGGACCGGTGGCGACTGTCAAAATCATGTGGC CCCGAGGCGACGAAGCATTCAGCCAAGCAAGCACGCGACGGGGTCTCACTGGTTTTGTGTCATATATGGAACGGAAAGATGCTGAACGGGCCGTGAAAGAGCTGGACGGGTCAGAATGGATGGGAAATTCGATTCGAGTAGGGTGGAGCAAGCCTGTCGCAAAGCCCCTCAAAGCTCTTTTTG ATATCACAAGTGACAATCacaagcgaagaagatcaagatcacGATCAAGGGATCGCAGCCCTCCTAGAAAGAAATCGCATCGTTCCCGTTCATACTCAtattcctcctcctcctcctatTCTcgttccccttcccctAGACGGACATCCAAAGAAAAATGGCTGGATAGTATCCCTGAAGAACATAGGAGGTTTATCAAGACCGTTGCAAACCGCGTAAAGGAACATGGTAAAGGATTTGAAGGTGTTttgatggaaaaggaaagggaaaacCCAAAGTTTGCCTTTTTGTATGACGACAAG CTTCCCGACTACCACCTTTACCAATCCACACTTTCATCACACCACCGCATcccctctccaccacccgAGACATTCAACGACGACGGTTACGCCTCTTTATACTCTTCCGACTTGGCCGAGGATTCCGAAAAGGAGCGAACGTCCAAGGGTAAACTTGGCCGACTTGCGAGAAGGCGGTTTGAGGCCATGTTACGTGTGATGACTGGGAAAAGGGCGGAGATTGCGCGGGGGATGGAGTTTGCGCTCAAACGAGCTGAAGCTGCGGATGAGATTGCGGATATCATCTGTCAGTCTGTCCAGGTGGATTCGACGCCCGTACCGCGAAAGATTGCGCGCCTTCACCTCATCTCTGATATCCTGCACAACTCTGCGTCGCCTTTACCAAACGTTTGGCGGTACCGCCACGCGTTTGAGCATCGGTTACCGCCTGTGCTGGCGCATTTGAATAcggtggagaagagtttgaTGGCGTATTCGGGTAAGATTAGTGCGGATGTGTTTAGAGGGCAGGTGGGGAATGTGCTGGATATCTGGGAAAGATG GATTGTATTCAACACCGATACGGCCGAACTCTTCCGTGCCGTGTTGGTAGGCGACAAGCCTCTCTCTGCACTTGTCAAGACCCCACAGGGCGTATGGGTTGACAAGGCCAAGTTGGAGGCGGCGGAGGAAGCGCagagaaagatggaggaaacgcaaaaagtggaagaggaggaagacaagTTTGAGAGGAGTGGGTTTAAGAGTAGTTTTAAGAGGATCAATCCACAGGCTGCTcctgttgctgttgctgttgctgcttcTGCCTCTGCTCCTGTTGCTGCGGGAGAATCAGTACCGTTAGCTGTCAGATCTttgtttgaggatgaagatttGGACGGGGAGGCGATGGAAGATTTGGATGGAGAGcagatggaagatttggATGGAGAGcagatggaagatttggATGGAGAGcagatggaagatttggATGGAGAGGCCAtgtga